From a region of the Streptacidiphilus albus JL83 genome:
- a CDS encoding IS5 family transposase, which yields MRTPSASSSGVSCDCLAHRLGNAVDQPERTRRYGSDLTDAEWVVVRPLLPVPAWLNGQGGRPEGFCHRQMLDAVRYLVTEGVRWASLPADFPHWRAVYRFFRRWRDNDFIKELYARLRKMLRELAGKKEEPTAAIIDSQSVKADATVGAATRGYDAGKKINGRKRHIAVDTLGLLLVVMVTAASVKDNDAGRDLLERLRARHRHIALVWADGGYTGWLVSFAHAVLAIALTVIKRSDDAKGFVVLPRRWVVERSFSWLIRARRLARDYETRIDSAEAMAWWAASIPATRRLARSGQPAPRRVKRPAA from the coding sequence GTGCGCACCCCGTCCGCGTCCAGCTCCGGCGTTTCGTGCGATTGCCTCGCACACCGGCTCGGGAATGCCGTCGACCAGCCGGAACGGACCCGCCGCTACGGCTCGGACCTGACCGACGCGGAGTGGGTGGTCGTGCGGCCGCTGCTGCCGGTCCCGGCCTGGCTGAACGGGCAGGGAGGACGGCCGGAGGGCTTCTGCCACCGTCAGATGTTGGACGCGGTGCGGTACCTGGTCACCGAAGGCGTGCGCTGGGCCAGCCTGCCCGCCGACTTCCCCCACTGGCGGGCCGTCTACCGGTTCTTCCGCCGCTGGCGCGACAACGACTTCATCAAGGAGCTCTACGCCCGGCTGCGCAAGATGCTGCGCGAGCTGGCCGGGAAGAAGGAGGAGCCCACCGCGGCGATCATCGACTCGCAGTCGGTGAAAGCCGACGCCACCGTCGGCGCCGCCACCCGGGGCTACGACGCGGGCAAGAAAATCAACGGCCGCAAGCGGCACATCGCCGTGGACACCCTGGGCCTGCTGCTGGTCGTGATGGTCACCGCCGCCTCGGTCAAGGACAACGACGCCGGCCGCGACCTCCTGGAACGCCTGCGCGCGCGCCACCGCCACATCGCTCTGGTCTGGGCCGACGGCGGCTACACCGGCTGGCTGGTCTCCTTCGCCCACGCCGTCCTGGCCATCGCGCTGACGGTCATCAAGCGCAGCGACGACGCCAAGGGGTTCGTGGTGCTACCCCGGCGCTGGGTCGTGGAGCGCAGTTTTTCCTGGCTGATCCGGGCCCGCCGACTGGCCAGGGACTACGAGACCCGTATCGACAGCGCCGAGGCGATGGCCTGGTGGGCCGCGTCGATCCCGGCCACCCGCCGCTTGGCGCGCTCCGGCCAGCCGGCACCGCGCCGCGTCAAGCGACCCGCGGCCTGA
- a CDS encoding DUF6879 family protein has protein sequence MAADPSLEPLAQEHWTQLFSSAEQSVLHLEMRDSYAVDDPEFADWKAGRAVDPADREAWWAPWWHGSIEAAVARGVRVRRARIVSEPVTEYIRFEYDVTYTNVAAGEEVRWLPRRLASDLALPGNDYWLFDQRLAVFNHFTGSGQAVGNELCEAPATLKLCADAFASAWERAVPHSDYRPH, from the coding sequence GTGGCAGCGGACCCGTCGCTTGAGCCGCTGGCTCAGGAGCACTGGACGCAACTGTTCAGCTCGGCCGAGCAGTCGGTCCTGCACCTGGAGATGCGAGACTCCTACGCCGTGGACGACCCCGAGTTCGCCGACTGGAAGGCCGGCCGCGCCGTCGATCCGGCCGACCGAGAGGCATGGTGGGCGCCCTGGTGGCACGGATCCATCGAGGCCGCCGTCGCAAGGGGCGTCCGGGTCCGACGGGCCCGCATCGTCTCCGAGCCGGTCACGGAGTACATCCGCTTCGAGTACGACGTGACGTACACCAATGTCGCGGCGGGCGAGGAGGTCCGCTGGCTGCCCCGGCGGCTTGCCTCGGACCTCGCGCTGCCGGGCAACGACTACTGGTTGTTCGATCAACGGCTCGCGGTTTTCAACCACTTCACCGGCAGCGGGCAGGCCGTCGGCAACGAGCTGTGCGAGGCGCCGGCAACCCTGAAACTGTGCGCCGACGCCTTCGCGTCGGCGTGGGAGCGCGCGGTGCCGCATTCGGACTACCGGCCCCACTGA
- a CDS encoding nuclear transport factor 2 family protein: MSDSPQVAIVRRFYDAKGDLEVIRSVVAADAQWDVVESFPRGGVYDGLDSIIDDFFPFFGEFSEFRAVADEFFEDGDHVITLGRYLGTTRSGNATTSRFAHFFTLRDGKIARLQQTSDTLPMARALEN; the protein is encoded by the coding sequence ATGTCCGACTCACCCCAAGTCGCAATCGTGCGCCGGTTCTACGACGCCAAGGGGGACCTGGAGGTCATCAGGTCGGTGGTGGCCGCCGATGCGCAGTGGGACGTGGTCGAAAGCTTCCCTCGCGGGGGCGTCTACGACGGCCTGGACAGCATCATCGACGACTTCTTCCCCTTCTTCGGCGAATTCAGCGAGTTCCGCGCCGTGGCCGACGAGTTCTTCGAGGACGGGGACCACGTCATCACCCTCGGCCGCTACCTCGGGACCACCCGCAGCGGCAACGCGACGACGTCCAGGTTCGCCCACTTCTTCACCCTGCGCGACGGGAAGATCGCCCGACTCCAGCAGACCTCGGACACCCTGCCGATGGCCCGCGCCCTGGAGAACTGA
- a CDS encoding alpha/beta fold hydrolase: MTVDHRTIGTGSQRVIMLHDWFGTSADWGSFLDYLDTDTFSYAFLDYRGYGLRREVAGEYTLAEIARDVLALADQLGWEEFSLVGHSMGGKAAQLVLAEAPGRVRRLVGVAPVPASAFPLDGDAHDLFHGAAERPANRRAILDLVTGNRANAVWLDQMTERSVTGSRKEAFASYLTDWSTSDFAAKVAGSRLPVKVFVGEHDPSLSAPVMRATWLTHYPDAELEVLSNSGHYPMYEIPVAFATALESFLRD; encoded by the coding sequence ATGACGGTCGATCACCGCACCATCGGGACCGGTTCCCAGCGGGTCATCATGCTCCACGACTGGTTCGGCACCAGCGCGGACTGGGGCTCCTTCCTGGACTACCTGGACACCGACACGTTCTCCTACGCCTTCCTCGACTACCGGGGGTACGGCCTGCGGAGGGAGGTCGCCGGCGAGTACACGCTGGCGGAGATCGCCCGGGACGTACTGGCGCTGGCCGACCAACTCGGCTGGGAGGAGTTCTCCTTGGTCGGGCACTCGATGGGCGGCAAGGCGGCGCAGCTGGTGCTGGCCGAGGCGCCGGGGCGGGTGCGCCGACTGGTCGGCGTCGCACCGGTTCCCGCCTCGGCGTTCCCGCTGGACGGCGACGCCCACGACCTGTTTCACGGCGCCGCCGAGCGCCCGGCCAACCGGCGGGCGATTCTCGACCTGGTGACCGGCAACCGGGCCAACGCGGTCTGGCTCGACCAGATGACCGAGCGGTCCGTGACCGGCTCCCGGAAGGAGGCCTTCGCCTCCTACCTGACCGACTGGAGCACGTCGGACTTCGCCGCCAAGGTGGCCGGCAGCCGACTGCCGGTGAAGGTCTTCGTCGGCGAGCACGACCCCTCCCTCTCCGCCCCGGTGATGCGGGCCACCTGGCTGACGCACTACCCCGACGCGGAGTTGGAGGTCCTGTCCAACTCCGGCCACTACCCCATGTACGAGATCCCGGTCGCGTTCGCCACCGCGCTGGAATCCTTCCTGCGCGATTGA
- a CDS encoding family 20 glycosylhydrolase — protein sequence MYVPHPPGASGPARRRLATMLAVALAMLGLAVLTSGQSAHAAAAQATPSGSMSDIVPLPAVLQPNTAASYQITSATVIYTDAGSSAANQVGQYLAGILDPSTGYALPVTPTSAAPTGGIALLLSGAPGSVGAQGYELDVTDTGVVIRAEQPAGLFAGVETLRQILPAQVEASTVQPGPWTVPGGHVLDYPRLAYRGAMLDVSRHFFTVAQVEQYIDQLALYKINYLHLHLSDDQGWRIAINGWPNLTTTGASTEAGGGPGGYYTQAQYQQIVAYAQSRYITIVPEIDMPGHFTAALASYGELNCSGVVPAVDTSTGTIGNSLCTTAPVARTFIDDVVGQLAAITPGPYIDLGGDESVGVSAANYATFMTWAQQDVVKYGKIPFGWDAITGSTLEPSTVAEYWGATGAAQMATAAANGTRIIMAPASSAYIDQKYTNSSIIGLSWAGNIDMETAYGWDPATYLAGVPASAIYGIEAPLWAETVDTLQDIDYQAFPRITAYAELGWSPEAVTGASGAYANFADRVAAQGPRWDVMGITYEHSTEIPWQDGPTGPSGPVVSQENDTCLDTGTATNPDGDGALLAQIDSCSPGAAGQRWTAATNGTLTLGGQCLDVTGGSTAAGTPVELWACDGGASQQWQTDGGQLLNPQSGLCLTVSTGTDAPGSTLSVNTCANSRAQWFTLPAGAGGAGPTGPVGSGITGMCLDASGGNSVNLTPADLYACNGSTAQQWSLESDGTIRTLGMCLDVYGGGRTSGTKVELYSCESGDGSQQWRWSSNGTYGESLTNPQSGLCLDDPGATTTQGTQLQIYSCNGTLAQVWRLP from the coding sequence ATGTACGTTCCCCATCCGCCCGGCGCCTCAGGACCCGCCCGCCGCCGCCTCGCGACCATGCTCGCCGTGGCGCTGGCGATGCTCGGACTTGCCGTGCTGACCAGTGGTCAGAGTGCGCACGCCGCCGCCGCGCAGGCGACACCGTCGGGCTCGATGAGCGACATCGTCCCGCTTCCCGCGGTGCTCCAGCCGAACACTGCGGCCTCGTACCAGATCACGTCCGCCACGGTGATCTACACGGACGCCGGTTCATCGGCCGCGAACCAGGTCGGCCAGTACCTCGCCGGAATCCTGGACCCCTCGACGGGCTACGCCCTGCCGGTGACGCCGACCAGCGCCGCGCCGACCGGCGGGATCGCGCTGCTGCTCTCCGGGGCGCCCGGCTCCGTCGGGGCACAGGGGTACGAGCTGGACGTGACCGACACTGGCGTGGTCATCCGCGCCGAGCAGCCGGCGGGCCTGTTCGCCGGGGTCGAGACGCTGCGTCAGATCCTGCCCGCGCAGGTCGAAGCGTCGACCGTGCAGCCGGGGCCGTGGACGGTTCCCGGGGGCCACGTCCTCGACTATCCGCGACTGGCCTACCGCGGCGCGATGCTCGATGTGTCCCGGCACTTCTTCACCGTCGCCCAGGTCGAGCAGTACATCGACCAGCTCGCCCTCTACAAGATCAACTATCTGCACCTGCATCTGAGCGACGACCAGGGCTGGCGAATAGCGATCAACGGCTGGCCGAACCTGACCACCACCGGCGCGTCCACCGAGGCCGGCGGCGGTCCTGGCGGCTACTACACCCAGGCGCAGTACCAGCAGATCGTCGCCTACGCGCAGTCGCGGTACATCACGATCGTGCCCGAGATCGACATGCCGGGGCACTTCACCGCCGCCCTGGCCTCGTACGGCGAGCTCAACTGCAGCGGCGTGGTGCCCGCGGTGGACACCAGCACCGGCACCATCGGCAACTCCCTGTGCACCACCGCGCCGGTCGCCAGGACCTTCATCGACGACGTGGTCGGCCAGCTCGCCGCGATCACCCCCGGGCCCTACATCGACCTCGGCGGCGACGAGTCCGTCGGGGTCAGCGCCGCGAACTACGCGACCTTCATGACCTGGGCCCAGCAGGACGTGGTCAAGTACGGCAAGATCCCGTTCGGTTGGGACGCGATCACCGGGTCGACGCTGGAGCCCTCCACCGTCGCCGAGTACTGGGGGGCGACCGGCGCCGCGCAGATGGCGACCGCCGCCGCGAACGGCACCCGAATCATCATGGCTCCCGCGTCGAGCGCCTACATCGACCAGAAGTACACGAACAGCAGCATCATCGGCCTCAGTTGGGCCGGCAACATCGACATGGAGACCGCCTACGGCTGGGACCCGGCGACCTACCTGGCCGGCGTTCCCGCCTCCGCGATCTACGGCATCGAAGCCCCGCTGTGGGCCGAGACGGTCGACACCCTGCAGGACATCGACTACCAGGCCTTCCCCCGGATCACCGCCTACGCCGAACTCGGCTGGTCGCCGGAGGCCGTGACCGGCGCGAGCGGCGCGTATGCGAACTTCGCCGACCGCGTGGCCGCGCAGGGCCCTCGCTGGGACGTCATGGGCATCACCTACGAGCACTCCACCGAGATCCCCTGGCAGGACGGGCCCACGGGACCGTCCGGACCCGTCGTCTCCCAGGAGAACGACACCTGCCTCGACACCGGCACCGCGACCAACCCCGACGGCGACGGCGCGCTGCTCGCCCAGATCGACAGCTGCTCCCCGGGCGCGGCCGGGCAGCGGTGGACCGCGGCCACCAACGGCACGCTGACCCTGGGCGGCCAGTGCCTGGACGTCACCGGAGGCTCGACGGCCGCAGGCACCCCGGTCGAGCTGTGGGCCTGCGACGGCGGGGCGAGCCAGCAGTGGCAGACCGACGGCGGCCAACTGCTCAACCCGCAGTCCGGCCTCTGCCTGACGGTGTCGACCGGCACGGACGCGCCGGGAAGCACACTGTCCGTCAACACCTGCGCCAACTCCAGGGCGCAGTGGTTCACCCTTCCCGCCGGAGCCGGCGGCGCCGGGCCGACCGGGCCGGTCGGCTCCGGTATCACCGGCATGTGCCTCGACGCCTCGGGCGGGAACTCGGTCAACCTGACCCCCGCCGACCTCTACGCCTGCAACGGCTCGACCGCGCAGCAGTGGTCGCTGGAGTCGGACGGCACCATCCGCACGCTCGGCATGTGCCTCGACGTCTACGGCGGCGGCCGTACCAGCGGCACCAAGGTCGAGCTCTACAGCTGTGAGAGCGGTGACGGCTCCCAGCAGTGGCGGTGGTCGAGCAACGGAACCTATGGCGAGTCGCTCACCAATCCGCAGTCGGGACTCTGCCTCGACGATCCCGGAGCCACCACGACCCAGGGCACCCAGTTGCAGATCTACTCCTGCAACGGAACCCTCGCCCAGGTCTGGCGACTGCCCTGA